One Cucurbita pepo subsp. pepo cultivar mu-cu-16 unplaced genomic scaffold, ASM280686v2 Cp4.1_scaffold000184, whole genome shotgun sequence DNA window includes the following coding sequences:
- the LOC111784313 gene encoding probable histone chaperone ASF1A, whose translation MSAVNITNVTVLDNPAAFLNPFQFEISYECLTPLKDDLEWKLTYVGSAEDETYDQLLESVLVGPVNVGNYRFVLQADPPDPSKIREEDITGVTVLLLTCSYMGQEFIRVGYYVNNDYDDEQLREEPPPKVLVERIQRNILADKPRVTKFPINFHPENSEHGGEQNSSPPAEAINNEEEEEELQASPLPSPSPSPPPSAASDEPSLEQDAVDTEAQPSVTAN comes from the exons ATGAGTGCCGTCAACATCACTAACGTCACCGTCTTGGATAACCCTGCCGCATTTCTGAATCCATTTCAGTTCGAGATCTCATATGAGTGCTTAACTCCGCTTAAAGACG ATCTAGAATGGAAACTCACCTATGTCGGATCTGCCGAGGATGAAACCTATGATCAGCTTTTGGAGAGTGTGCTCGTTGGACCTGTTAACGTAGGCAATTACCGTTTTGTTCTTCAG GCAGACCCTCCGGATCCGTCAAAAATCCGGGAAGAAGACATCACGGGGGTCACAGTACTGTTGTTAACATGTTCATACATGGGACAAGAATTTATAAGAGTAGGATATTATGTGAACAACGATTATGATGATGAACAGCTTCGAGAGGAACCTCCACCAAAAGTTTTGGTGGAAAGGATCCAAAGAAACATTCTTGCTGACAAGCCCAGAGTCACAAAGTTCCCAATCAATTTTCATCCGGAGAACTCTGAACATGGTGGAGAGCAAAATTCGTCTCCACCAGCTGAAGCTATCAacaacgaagaagaagaagaagaattgcAGGCATCGCCATTGCCATCGCCATcgccatcaccaccaccatcaGCTGCATCTGATGAACCATCTCTGGAGCAGGATGCCGTTGATACTGAAGCTCAGCCCTCAGTCACGGCAAACTAA